The Nitrospinota bacterium genome has a window encoding:
- a CDS encoding porin produces the protein MQKLLGMLLILGVLISAPGSAWSDMSQNELRLLALEEKFDALREDRQALFDKLEAKSSGDYFKYTNPGFEFTSPDGLFSTKLVWRAQLRFTHPNRSDPRTEANFTTGEDSSNFEARRLRMKIGGHGYKKWIKYYFEVDLQPSRDTDDTSSASSARVIDYRLDVQPSDAIGFRVGQWKINYNRERVDSSGRQTFVERSIVNREFTIDRQVGALVKGRLFKDTPAFINYYAGVFNGEGRSVNNNTTDMMYMGRVQWNFIGKKDLKWYQSDVKRHDKPAGQIAFAAATNTGPCTRWSSSGCGNLEGLTEAASATPTQFRTEQWVQEFAFKWKGLALQQEYHEKNVRDKSTGLTHDYTGLYAQVGYFPHGLIPAVPEQLEIAFRYAFVDAPDVVNLNTNDNRDEFTAGLNYFIKGHNNKITLDYSHLTLDDESAGRKLSDDRVRLQWDISF, from the coding sequence GTGCAAAAGTTACTGGGTATGCTGTTAATATTAGGGGTTTTGATTAGTGCGCCAGGAAGTGCCTGGTCCGATATGTCGCAAAACGAGTTACGATTGCTGGCTCTGGAAGAAAAATTCGATGCGTTGCGTGAAGACAGACAGGCTCTTTTTGATAAATTGGAAGCCAAATCTTCAGGGGATTATTTCAAATACACGAACCCGGGTTTTGAATTTACCAGCCCGGATGGGTTATTTTCCACCAAACTGGTTTGGCGCGCGCAATTGCGATTCACCCATCCAAACCGATCGGACCCCAGAACTGAGGCGAATTTCACGACCGGGGAAGATTCGAGTAACTTTGAAGCCCGGCGGCTTCGTATGAAAATCGGTGGTCATGGTTATAAAAAGTGGATCAAATACTATTTTGAGGTGGACCTGCAACCTTCCCGGGATACCGACGATACCTCCTCTGCCTCGTCTGCAAGGGTCATCGATTACAGACTTGACGTACAACCGAGTGATGCAATCGGTTTTCGGGTGGGCCAATGGAAAATCAACTACAACCGGGAACGTGTGGATTCTTCTGGCCGCCAGACGTTTGTCGAACGGTCGATTGTCAATCGTGAATTCACCATAGACCGGCAGGTCGGTGCCCTGGTGAAGGGCCGTTTATTCAAGGATACCCCGGCTTTTATCAATTATTACGCAGGGGTATTCAACGGCGAAGGCCGCTCGGTAAATAACAATACGACGGACATGATGTATATGGGGCGGGTGCAGTGGAACTTTATAGGCAAGAAAGATTTAAAATGGTATCAGTCGGATGTAAAACGCCATGATAAACCGGCAGGACAGATTGCCTTTGCCGCTGCCACCAATACCGGACCCTGTACCCGGTGGAGTTCTTCCGGTTGCGGCAACCTGGAAGGACTCACAGAAGCGGCTTCAGCCACGCCCACACAATTCAGAACGGAGCAGTGGGTGCAGGAATTCGCGTTCAAATGGAAAGGACTGGCCCTCCAGCAGGAATACCATGAGAAAAATGTTAGAGACAAGTCCACCGGACTGACGCACGACTATACAGGGCTGTATGCACAGGTCGGGTATTTTCCTCATGGCCTCATTCCAGCAGTACCCGAGCAACTGGAAATAGCTTTTCGTTATGCCTTTGTGGATGCGCCGGATGTCGTTAATCTTAACACCAACGACAACCGGGATGAGTTTACGGCAGGGTTGAACTACTTTATCAAGGGACATAACAATAAAATCACACTTGATTATTCCCATTTAACCCTGGATGATGAATCGGCGGGTCGAAAGCTGTCCGACGATAGAGTCCGACTGCAATGGGATATTTCCTTCTAG
- a CDS encoding tetratricopeptide repeat protein, with the protein MTKILLILILILGGISCAKGDENPLTLPVGAEPSAKMHNDSGITHYQSGRYKDALLRFMQAYAADKTAGEIYFNIALAYHQQGEPEKALEYFKLARKYANGNDKILASQLLDKYLKREN; encoded by the coding sequence ATGACAAAAATACTACTCATTCTAATTTTGATTTTAGGTGGTATCAGTTGCGCAAAGGGCGATGAAAATCCCTTGACTCTACCTGTGGGGGCGGAGCCTTCGGCCAAAATGCACAACGACTCAGGAATTACGCATTATCAGTCAGGGCGTTACAAAGATGCCCTGCTCCGGTTCATGCAGGCGTATGCGGCGGATAAAACCGCGGGAGAAATTTATTTCAATATCGCATTGGCTTATCACCAGCAGGGAGAACCGGAAAAGGCGTTGGAATATTTTAAATTAGCCAGGAAGTACGCCAACGGGAATGATAAGATTCTGGCATCCCAGTTATTGGATAAGTATCTGAAACGGGAAAATTGA
- a CDS encoding PAS domain S-box protein — MLQEAENKQESDILQQAINLVKENQRLAEEKEKAEEQLQQANRQNQLILNSAGEGIYGLDLEGNTTFANPAAEKMLGYAEGELLGKPQHAIIHHSKPDGSPYPRDDCHIYAAIKDGRVHRETEEVFWRKDGTSFPVEYVSTPIRENEKLVGAVVTFKDITERKKAEAQQQMQYELTRTFLDSESLEDTFPRILQAIGEFMEWEISHYWEKIPESDALNCRYAWNAPGLNESVAFMEFKENSFTRKFEKGTGLPGRVWDRLEPSWIADVRCDTNFPRAPFAKKLGMRSGFGFLIFYKKQFMGVIEIFTRQVCQPEPHLIEMMANLGEQIGQWMRLKKAEEHLDKLNLKTLD; from the coding sequence ATGCTACAAGAAGCTGAAAACAAGCAAGAATCCGACATCCTTCAACAAGCCATCAATCTGGTTAAAGAAAATCAGCGCTTGGCTGAGGAAAAAGAAAAGGCTGAAGAGCAACTCCAGCAAGCCAATCGGCAAAACCAACTGATCCTGAATTCCGCCGGAGAAGGCATTTATGGCCTGGATTTGGAAGGAAATACTACTTTTGCCAATCCTGCCGCTGAAAAAATGTTGGGATACGCAGAGGGAGAACTCCTTGGCAAACCCCAACATGCCATAATTCATCATTCCAAACCCGATGGATCGCCTTATCCGCGCGACGACTGTCATATCTATGCCGCAATTAAAGATGGCAGAGTGCATCGGGAGACTGAAGAGGTCTTCTGGCGAAAAGATGGAACCTCTTTTCCCGTCGAATATGTCAGCACGCCTATCCGGGAAAATGAAAAACTGGTCGGCGCCGTGGTCACTTTCAAGGATATAACCGAACGCAAGAAGGCCGAAGCTCAACAACAAATGCAGTATGAATTGACCCGGACATTTCTGGACAGCGAATCATTAGAAGACACGTTTCCCAGAATCCTGCAAGCAATTGGAGAATTTATGGAATGGGAAATCAGTCACTATTGGGAGAAAATTCCGGAATCGGATGCACTCAACTGTCGATATGCCTGGAATGCCCCCGGCTTAAATGAAAGTGTGGCCTTCATGGAATTTAAAGAAAACTCGTTTACAAGAAAATTTGAAAAAGGCACAGGATTGCCCGGACGGGTATGGGACCGGTTAGAACCTTCCTGGATTGCCGATGTACGTTGCGATACAAATTTTCCCAGGGCGCCCTTCGCCAAAAAACTGGGCATGAGGTCGGGATTCGGTTTCCTCATTTTCTATAAAAAACAATTTATGGGGGTGATCGAAATATTTACGCGGCAAGTGTGCCAACCGGAACCCCACCTCATCGAAATGATGGCCAATCTGGGCGAGCAAATCGGTCAGTGGATGCGTTTGAAAAAAGCCGAGGAACACCTGGATAAATTAAATTTGAAAACCCTCGACTGA
- the ggt gene encoding gamma-glutamyltransferase: MKPFIPFKAKTFPRIVIAYILILLSLTACAREKASLPTEATPSPAFSKNGMVATQEALATKVGVQILKQGGNAVDAAVAIGFTLAVTLPQAGNLGGGGFMIAHIAKTGETVAIDYREMAPALATQDMHLDEHGNPVSERSQFTHLAVGVPGTVAGLSYALKKYGTLTLRQVMSPAIHLAEKGFHVTVPLADSFKKHKKALLRWPETTKIFFKPDGSFYEPGDLLVQKDLAVSLKQIAKEGPRAFYQGAIAEKLAAEMKSHDGLITLADLQNYRVVRREPVRGTYRGYEIVSMPPPSSGGIHLIQMLNILEGYPLRSLGAGNAETLHLLAETMKLAYADRSQHLGDPKFWKVPGRGLTSKAYAENLKKLIQADKAQPSKEILPGDPSPYESPQTTHFSVMDGAGNAVSNTYTLNFGYGTGIVAKGTGILLNNQMDDFSSKPGVPNAYGLVGGEANAIQPMKRPLSSMTPTLVFKAGKPILATGSPGGSRIITSTLQFLLNVLDHKMNIDSATRAPRIHHQWLPDWLEMEPGFKPETLLALAEKGHLVVETKPFGSTQSILRTKKGFYGASDQRRPGALAQGY, from the coding sequence ATGAAACCTTTCATCCCCTTTAAGGCAAAAACTTTTCCCAGGATTGTCATTGCTTACATCCTTATTCTTCTCTCTCTGACCGCTTGTGCCCGCGAAAAAGCGTCTTTGCCAACAGAGGCCACGCCCTCTCCTGCTTTTTCTAAAAATGGAATGGTGGCAACTCAGGAAGCCCTCGCCACCAAAGTCGGAGTCCAAATCCTCAAGCAGGGGGGAAACGCTGTGGACGCCGCCGTCGCCATCGGGTTCACGCTGGCCGTCACCCTGCCGCAAGCGGGAAATCTTGGTGGCGGGGGGTTCATGATCGCCCATATTGCCAAAACAGGGGAAACGGTCGCCATTGATTACCGGGAAATGGCTCCTGCCCTGGCAACACAGGATATGCATTTGGACGAGCATGGCAACCCCGTCAGCGAGCGCTCCCAGTTCACCCATCTTGCCGTCGGCGTTCCCGGCACGGTGGCCGGTCTTTCTTATGCGCTCAAAAAATACGGAACCCTGACGCTCAGGCAGGTCATGTCTCCTGCAATTCATCTGGCGGAAAAAGGATTTCACGTCACCGTCCCTCTGGCCGACAGCTTCAAGAAACACAAAAAGGCTTTGCTTCGCTGGCCCGAAACGACAAAAATTTTTTTCAAGCCGGATGGTTCGTTTTATGAACCAGGAGATTTATTGGTTCAAAAAGATTTGGCCGTGTCTTTAAAGCAGATCGCCAAAGAAGGTCCCAGAGCTTTTTACCAGGGAGCCATCGCCGAAAAGCTGGCCGCAGAGATGAAAAGTCACGATGGATTGATCACCCTTGCAGACTTGCAAAATTACCGGGTGGTTCGGCGTGAACCTGTACGCGGGACTTACCGTGGCTATGAAATCGTTTCCATGCCACCTCCCAGTTCCGGCGGCATCCACCTTATTCAGATGTTAAATATTCTGGAAGGCTATCCCCTCCGTTCTCTTGGAGCGGGTAATGCGGAAACGCTTCATCTGCTGGCCGAAACCATGAAGCTCGCTTATGCCGACCGCAGTCAGCATTTGGGAGATCCCAAATTCTGGAAGGTGCCGGGTCGTGGACTCACGTCTAAAGCTTATGCTGAAAACTTGAAAAAGTTGATTCAAGCCGACAAGGCCCAACCCTCAAAAGAAATTCTACCCGGCGACCCCTCACCGTATGAAAGCCCCCAGACCACTCACTTCTCGGTGATGGACGGTGCTGGAAACGCCGTTTCCAATACCTATACCTTGAACTTTGGTTACGGCACGGGAATCGTGGCTAAGGGAACGGGAATACTTTTGAACAACCAGATGGATGATTTTTCCTCAAAACCAGGTGTTCCTAACGCTTACGGGCTGGTCGGCGGCGAGGCCAATGCTATTCAACCCATGAAGCGGCCTTTGAGCTCCATGACTCCCACTCTCGTATTCAAGGCAGGAAAACCCATCCTGGCGACAGGAAGCCCCGGGGGAAGCCGGATCATCACCAGCACGTTGCAATTTTTACTAAACGTCCTGGATCACAAAATGAATATTGATTCGGCCACCCGTGCACCGCGTATTCACCACCAATGGCTACCAGACTGGCTGGAAATGGAGCCAGGCTTCAAACCGGAAACGCTTCTTGCTCTAGCGGAAAAAGGTCATCTGGTGGTCGAAACCAAGCCCTTTGGGTCCACACAATCCATCCTGCGCACAAAAAAAGGGTTTTACGGCGCTTCCGATCAACGCCGGCCCGGAGCCTTAGCCCAAGGGTATTGA
- a CDS encoding response regulator gives MISNIKILIVDDGTLSSLRVLTGLKNSGFNYIELAVNANCMFDYLDRGNFGLIISNWSRLEMNGMEFIKNIRKRSDHKDIPIIMLTNPYDFTNFAEPLKDEEVTFVPKPLDLKKIGETIREIFEKKGVSSKN, from the coding sequence ATGATCTCGAACATAAAAATTTTAATCGTCGATGACGGAACCCTCTCCAGCCTTCGAGTGCTGACCGGATTGAAGAACAGCGGCTTTAATTATATTGAGCTGGCTGTCAATGCAAACTGTATGTTCGACTATCTGGACCGGGGAAATTTCGGACTCATCATTTCCAACTGGTCCCGGCTGGAAATGAACGGCATGGAATTTATCAAAAATATTAGAAAGCGATCGGATCACAAAGATATTCCCATCATCATGCTCACCAACCCTTATGACTTCACAAATTTTGCTGAGCCATTAAAAGATGAGGAAGTCACATTCGTTCCGAAACCTCTGGACTTAAAAAAAATAGGCGAGACCATTCGGGAAATTTTTGAGAAAAAAGGAGTCTCCAGCAAAAACTGA
- a CDS encoding cation diffusion facilitator family transporter — MATPSSKKAIYAALAGNSLIAVTKFAAAASTGSSSMFSEAIHSVVDTGNQALLLYGIKRSARPADRSHPFGYGLELYFWTFVVAILVFGLGAGVSIYEGISKVKVPHPITNPTVNYAVLGFAMVFEGAAWYIAFKEFRKSKGSLGLITAVRRSKDPTIFTVLFEDTAALLGLLVAALGIYLSEALNLPVLDGVASILIGIILATTAALLAYECKGLLTGESASEVVVSRIKWIIAENANVLHVNEVLTLHLGPNDILLNISLDFKDGLSSSQVEEAISTFESRIKGEFPEITRVFIEAQSWLAHRADAE, encoded by the coding sequence ATGGCCACTCCCTCTTCAAAAAAGGCAATCTACGCTGCGCTGGCAGGAAATTCGCTGATCGCGGTGACCAAGTTTGCCGCCGCAGCTTCCACCGGAAGTTCCTCCATGTTCTCGGAAGCCATCCATTCGGTGGTCGATACCGGTAATCAAGCCTTGCTTCTTTACGGCATAAAGCGGTCCGCCCGGCCCGCGGATCGCAGTCACCCCTTTGGTTATGGGTTGGAATTGTATTTCTGGACGTTTGTGGTGGCGATCCTTGTTTTTGGATTGGGAGCGGGCGTTTCCATTTACGAAGGGATTTCAAAGGTAAAAGTACCGCATCCAATTACGAATCCGACCGTGAATTATGCGGTCCTCGGCTTTGCCATGGTTTTTGAGGGGGCCGCCTGGTATATTGCGTTCAAAGAATTTCGTAAATCCAAAGGGTCCTTAGGTTTGATCACCGCAGTCCGGCGGAGCAAGGACCCGACCATTTTTACAGTGTTGTTTGAAGACACTGCCGCCTTGCTGGGTTTGTTGGTTGCGGCACTGGGGATTTATTTGAGCGAGGCTTTAAACCTGCCCGTTCTCGATGGAGTGGCTTCGATCCTGATTGGAATTATTTTGGCGACCACTGCGGCGCTATTGGCTTATGAGTGTAAAGGATTGTTGACGGGGGAATCCGCCAGTGAAGTGGTTGTTTCGCGGATCAAGTGGATCATCGCCGAAAATGCCAATGTCCTGCATGTAAACGAAGTTCTCACCTTACATTTGGGACCGAATGATATTCTTTTAAATATCAGTCTGGATTTCAAGGATGGTTTGTCTTCCAGCCAGGTGGAGGAAGCCATATCGACTTTCGAATCCCGCATCAAAGGAGAATTCCCTGAGATCACCCGGGTGTTCATTGAAGCGCAAAGCTGGTTGGCGCACCGGGCGGATGCTGAGTGA